DNA sequence from the Pedobacter schmidteae genome:
ACATTAAATACAAAGACGTAAACAACGACGGACAGATTACAGAGCTGGATATGGTGCCAATTGGCTTACCTACAGTACCCGAAATTGTATATGGAATGGGCTTCTCCTGGGGTTTTAAGAACTTTGATATCTCTGCATTTTTCCAGGGATCGGCCATTAGTTCTTTTTGGATAAATCCGCTAACGGTGGAACCTTTTGTAGGTGGTAAACAGATCATGAAAGCGTTTGCCGACAATCATTTTTCTCCGGAAAATCCTAATTCCTATGCTTTGTGGCCAAGGCTAAGTACCGAAACGCATAAAAACAATACACAACCCAGCACCTGGTGGATCAATAATGGCAGCTTCCTGCGGTTAAAACAAGCGGAAATTGGCTATTCTCTGCCTTCAAAAACAGCGCAAAGGCTCAAAATGAAAAATATGCGCTTTTATTTGAGTGGTACTAATTTGTTGCTGCTGAGCCACTTTAAATTGTGGGATATTGAAATGGGCGGCAATGGATTGGGGTATCCGCTGCAAAAAGTATTTAACCTGGGTTTAAATGTCACATTTTAATAACTGAGAGATGAAATTTATCAGAATAATAATTTTAATCGCTTTTGCTACGTCGTTAGGTGCGTGTAAAAAGTATATAGACGTAGTGCCCGACAATGTAGCTACGTTGGACTATGCATTCAGAATGCGGTCGACTGCCGAAAGGTATCTGTATACCTGCTATTCTTTTCTTCCTAAAATGGGTAATATGTATCATAGCCCGGGAATGTTTGGCGGGGATGACCTTTGGGTTTCCAGCGACAAAGTGGATTACTGGGCTAACTGGACTATTGGGATCGGTTTGCAGAATATCAATACGCCAATTCTTGATTTCTGGAGAGGGACGCAGGAGCAGGATGAAAATGGGAACTGGTTAAATAAACCAAGTGCCATTACACAATCGCTCTGGATCGGTATTAGTCAGTGTAATATATTTTTAGAACATATAGGTAAGGTACCTGATATGGAGGAATATGAACGTGAACAATGGATTTCCGAGGTAAAGTTTCTAAAAGCTTATTATCATTTTTTCCTGTTAAGAATGTATGGGCCTATTCCAATTGTAGATAAAAATATCCCGGTATCGGCCTCAGTTGAGGAAGTTAGAATTGCCAGAAAGCCCGCTGATCAGGTTTTTGAATATATAGTGTCCCTGTTGGACGAGGCTACGGTTAATCTTCCGCTGCAAATCAGGGACGAAAGTTCTGAATTGGGTCGGATTACAAAGCCAATTGCCATTGGGATGAAGGCAAAGGTTTTGGTTTATATGGCCAGCCCTTTGTTTAACGGGAATCCGGATTATACAGGATATTCCAATAAAGATGGTACCAGACTTTTTAGTGCGGGAGTGGATAAAGAAAAATGGAACAGAGCTGCCAAAGCGTGCAAGGAGGCAATAGATCTGTGCCATTCGCTGGGATTAAAAATGTACGAATTTCCGGGAACAAGCCAGGCTCCGAACCTATCAGCAGACACCAAAGTGGGTATGAATGCACGTCTGATTACGGACAGGTGGAACTCTGAAATCATATGGGCCAATACAGGCACATCAACGAAAGATTTACAATCATGGGCCACACCAAGAGGTTTCGACGCCAGTCAGGCAGCATACACAGGTTCTACAGGTACTATTGGAGTACCGTTGAAAATAGCAGCGCTTTACTATACTAAAAACGGAGTGCCGATTGAAGAAGATGTTCAATGGAACTATACGGGGCGTTTTAATTTAAGAAAAGCTACAGCTGCCGAAAAATACCTGATAAAAGAAGGGTACACCACGGCGGAATTTAACTTCAACAGGGAGTCAAGATTTTATGGTTCATTAGGCTTTGACGGGGGCATGTGGTATGGTTTAGGCAAATTTGACGACAATACTTCTTACTGGCTGGAAACCAAAAAAGGTCAGTTCGGTGGAAAAACCGGGACCAGCTGGCATTCTGTAACTGGGTATTATGCAAAAAAATATGTAAACTATACCAATAGTATCACCAGTTCAACGAACTATACCACAACGAATTGGCCTTGGGTAATGTTAAGGTTGTCAGATTTATACCTGCTTTATGCAGAAGCACTTAACGAATACCAGGGGCCGGGTACCGAAGTATACCAGCATCTTGATCTGATCAGGGCCAAAGCCGGTTTAAAAGGTGTGCAGGAATCCTGGACAAACTATTCCAGAAACCCTGGTAAAGTGTCAAATCAGATAGGTATGCGCGATATCATACACCGCGAGCGCTCGATAGAGCTGGCCTTTGAGGCCGAACGTTTCTGGGACCTGCGCCGATGGAAAGAAGCTCCTGATGTGTTGAACAGACCGATTACGGGGTGGGATGTCGATCAGGAAAGAGCTGATGCCTACTATCGGGAAAG
Encoded proteins:
- a CDS encoding RagB/SusD family nutrient uptake outer membrane protein, which produces MKFIRIIILIAFATSLGACKKYIDVVPDNVATLDYAFRMRSTAERYLYTCYSFLPKMGNMYHSPGMFGGDDLWVSSDKVDYWANWTIGIGLQNINTPILDFWRGTQEQDENGNWLNKPSAITQSLWIGISQCNIFLEHIGKVPDMEEYEREQWISEVKFLKAYYHFFLLRMYGPIPIVDKNIPVSASVEEVRIARKPADQVFEYIVSLLDEATVNLPLQIRDESSELGRITKPIAIGMKAKVLVYMASPLFNGNPDYTGYSNKDGTRLFSAGVDKEKWNRAAKACKEAIDLCHSLGLKMYEFPGTSQAPNLSADTKVGMNARLITDRWNSEIIWANTGTSTKDLQSWATPRGFDASQAAYTGSTGTIGVPLKIAALYYTKNGVPIEEDVQWNYTGRFNLRKATAAEKYLIKEGYTTAEFNFNRESRFYGSLGFDGGMWYGLGKFDDNTSYWLETKKGQFGGKTGTSWHSVTGYYAKKYVNYTNSITSSTNYTTTNWPWVMLRLSDLYLLYAEALNEYQGPGTEVYQHLDLIRAKAGLKGVQESWTNYSRNPGKVSNQIGMRDIIHRERSIELAFEAERFWDLRRWKEAPDVLNRPITGWDVDQERADAYYRERVLHNQVFNLRDYFWPISENDLITNKNLVQSPGW